The genomic region CAGCATCTTATCTGTGGTCCCCTATTTCCATATCCTGAGATATGAAGAGGCCAAAAGACTATTGCAGTAGTTTTCTGTTTGGGCTGTTATAAcgataccatagactgggtggcttataaacagaaatttattctcccagttctggaggctggaaagtccaacatcaaggtgctggcagatttggtgtctggtgagggcctgcATCCTGCCCATGGACAGctctcacatggcagaagggacacaggaggtctcttgtaagggcactaatcccatcctaCCCAACAAGGGTGGGATCCTAATCACTTTCCAATGGCCCCACCTCCACATACCCTCATATTGAAGTTTAgatttcaacataagaatttggtGGGGTTACACCATTCACTCTTTACACTGTTCTACAAACACCCCTTCCGTTATGGACTTTATTGGTGGTAGGCAAAGCTGAGAAGGAGTGggtcaaaaaaacaaacaaactggttcCTTGATTCATCTCTTTCTTTTGAGAGAGTTTCTAACACAAGCTGTCGTTTGTTATGTGGAATAACTTATCGTTGTATTTACAGGTGATCAGAATGAGTATGTTGTGCCCTGTCAGTAGGTAGAACCCACTCCCCATAAATGGAGTTGCTGAACACAGTATTATAACAATATGTTTTACTAAGCAACCACTTTATCTGCAGTAATTCCTAAGCTTACCATATGACAAAAGTCACCTGGAGAATGTGTTAAAACAGATTGTTGGGCCCTACACCAgtgtttctgattcagtaagtctagggcagtggtcggcaaactcattagtcaacagagccaaatatcaacagtacaacgattgaaatttcttttgagagccaaagtttttaaacttaaacttcttctaacgccacttcttcaaaatagactcgcccagaccatggtattttgtggaagagccacactcaaggggccaaagagccacatgtggctcgagagccgcagtttgccgaccacgggtctagggtgacatttgcatttctaacaagttcccaggtgatgctaatgctGCTGTCCAGGCTCCATCCCCCCTGAGAACCATTGGCTTACAGAGACCTTGCAAAGGATATTCTGTGACCTCGTAGTGGGATATCTACAGTTAAAGAGGGCATAGGCACCAGAGCTTTTACAAAATCACTGTTGTATCTACACCTAGCAGTATACACTCATAGAATTGTACCAAGTACCTAACTACTATAGCTTCGTTTTCCAGTgttttatattaaatactagaggcccggtgcacaaaattcgtgcacggaggggggttgtccctcagcctagcctgtaccctctccgatatgggacccctggagggatgtccgactgcccgtttaggccggtgggatcgggcctaaacaggcagtcggacatccctctcacaatccaggactgctggctcccaactgcttgcctgcctgccttcctgattgcccctaactgcttctgcctgccagcctgatcaccccctaagctttgcttcccctgttgccggcggcaaccctggcctgctctctcaagctccattctgccaccatttgtttgaatttgtttaccttctataattgaaactttgtagcttgagtggagtcttaggcctggccagggcaggcggaaagcttggcttcctctgttacctaggaaaccttgctctctgtggctgtagccatcttggtttgggttaatttgcatactcactctgattggatggtgggcgtggcttgtgggtgtgttggaggtatggtcaatttgcatatttgtctattattagataggatatgcttcAGCCTATAAAATTAGTACTTGGTGCAAAAGAGTGAGGAAGATACAAAACTGAAGGCTGAATGGCCCTCACCGTTGTAGGATGCCTTGTGATTTGCTGAACAGTTTTCCTTCCTATGACTTTTATAGATGGTGGGGAAACTGCCTCAGGACAGGTGTGACTACACCATCACCCATTGGCCAGAGAAGCTAGTACAGTACTAGCACTCATATCTGATGTCAGGATTCAGGCTTTCACACCATCACACTAAAGTTTTGCACAGAGTTAACACAGGTAATGGAATTGTATGAGGTGAACTGGAGATCCTTGTTTCTGAGGGTGTTGTGAGGTACAGTCTTACAGTCACAAGTAATGGCAAGTGTTGATGCCTTACTTGGGGCAGTTTAAGGAGCacttctgccctaaccagtttgggtcagtggatagagcgtcagcctgcaaactgaaaggtcccaggtccgattgcggtcaagggcacgtgcctgcaTTTCGGGCTTAATcaccagtgggggatgtgcaggaggcagccgatcaatgattatctctcgtcattgatgtttctctttccctctccctctctgaaatcaataaagatatattaaaaaaaaagtacttccTGTATGTTATCACAGTGGCCACTACCAATGAAGTGTGCACATACACCCCACTGCTCCTGACTTGAGAGACCTAGAAGCCCCATAGGGGGTGCCTGGGGTGTGGTTCTCCACTTTTTCAAGATCCTGCTTCAAAAGGGTGGGGACACTTTCCACCTTACATGATAGCCACCCCATTCCCTGGGACAACCAGTGGCTGGAGAGTTAGAGCCTTTGTGTGTGGGGCTTTTCAAGGTTCTTCCACCTTGGGGACCTCTCTGACTACCCATGGTGtgagttgggggtggccaggtcaGCTTTAGGACCAGGTAGTGACTAGCCAGTGGCTGGACACTCCTATAAGCATAGCTGGAGCTGTTACTAAGTCACTGTTGTATCTACATCTAGCCCTATACACTGTGGTTGGGTCTGAGCCAGCAACCCTAAATGCATGGGGGAATAGGTGATGGCTgctcctgccccctgctgctaTGGCAGCTGCGGGAAGTGCTTTCTGGCAGTCAGGGAACTGTCTGGCCAGAGGCATTTTCCTAGGTTGGGGATGGTGGACTCCACAGACTTGTTCCCAATGGTTCCTTCAGAGGCCTCAAACCCttatgggccctagccggtttggctcagtgggttgagcattggcctgtggactgaagggtcctgggtttgattcctgtcaggggcacatggccgggttgcgggttcaatccccagtagggagtgtgcaagtggcagccgatcaatgattctctctcatcattgatgtttctatctctttctctccctctcccttcctctctgaaatcaataaaaatatgtttaaaaaggtaaaaggggacattcattactttaaaaaacacacacacaaaaacccttgTGGGCCGGGAGTGCGGTGCATGCATGAATCCTAGGTTCGGGATCACTCAGCTTGGGAAGGAGGTACAGGTCCTGGGGTCGCAGGACCGAGCTGAGTGCGATTCCCAAGTCACTCACTAGGAGGGGCTCTCCAGGGGAGAAAGGTGCAGAGGTACCAGTGGGCACCCGCAGGGCGGTGGCCACCAAAGTTGGGTTGTCTGGCTTCCAGGCTGTACACTGGCTGGTGGGGTTAGGAGCGTGGCCTCGAGGGGCAAGGCTGGCTATTGagaagtgtttttgttgttttaatcctcacccaaggatatttctcccattgatttttagacagagtggaagcgggggagagagagcaggatataAATATAGACGCCTACCACTGGGGATGGACCTGcaatgccttgacagggaatcgaacccgcgaccctttggTCAGTGGgcggacgctctaaccactaaaccaccggccagggcgagaagtttctctctccatctcctgtcCTCCATTAACATTCTGCCCTTTCTCCCAACCTCGCGGTCTCCCTGTCACCTTTCAGGAGCCATTCTCTCCTCCAGCTCCTAGTCCCAGGCTCCATTTTTGCcatcctcacctcccaccccccacccccgactccAAGCCCCCAGGACACGAACTTCAGGGACACCGACTGGCCTAGCGGCCTGGAGCCAGCCCCTCCGCCATTCCCTCAGGTGAGCTGCgggctccttcctcctccatccaTCCCACCTGGAGCGGGCAGGTGCTCTgtggccctttcctccctccctgctcccaggcacCGAGGGGCCTTGGCAGTTCTCCACCTGCGGGGCCAGCGGACAGCCAGCGCGGCCCGCAAACACGGCGCGGGCCCTAGCAGGCAGCATGCAGATGTGGCGGCGCGGGGCCGGGCAGGACCGGGAGCTGCAGGGAAGGACCAGAGGTGGGCGGGAACCTGTGCGTCTGAGGGttaccctggggggggggggggggggggggggaggccacgTGCGCGCCACCTTGCCTCTTAGGGTGTTCTGCAGCGAAGGGGCCCCGCGACCTGGACTGCCCCTCTTTCGGCGGAACTCGGGGCAGCGTGGCCGTGGCCCCCAGTGACCCACCCCCAGAGCCTGTTCCCGCCCCGCAGAGGCCCGCAAGCAGCGGCGGAGGCAGGTGCACAATCTAACCGCACGGTGTGTCACCCCGGGGTCCCATCTCTCCCGAGCCCACCCGGGCCTCTGAGTCCCTCGGATAAGGAACTCCGCAGCCGTCTCTGTCACCACCCTCTGCTCCGGGCGGCGGCCCCAGGACCCGCGCGAGGGCCGGGGACTCCGCGCCCTCTGTCCGCGGGGCCGAGGCGCCAAGAACTACCCGTCCCGGGTGCGTGGCGTCCCCCTCGGCCGTGTCTCCCGTGTCTCCGTGGTGGCGGGAGCAGCTTCACGTCCTCgaggggcagcagggagaggaCGCCTGTCCCGGAGCTGGCGGGGCCGCTGGGAACGGGCGGCTCCGGAGCCCAGGGCGCGGGCTGGgtcttgggagggagggagcgctcCTCCGGGTTCAGGCTGCGGCGCCCGGCGCCCGCCCGGGAGCCCGGAGAGCCGCCCGTCTGCCTCGGAGAGTCTCGGCCGCTGAGGAGCTCGCGGGACCGAGGGGACCGAAGGCGTCCCGGGGGGTGGGCGCTGGGCGGGCGGTGGCGGCGGAGCGGGGACGCCACCTACGTCTTTGGGGTCCGTGCCCGCTCCCGCCCCAGCGCTTGGCGTGGGGACCCAGCCTTTTCCCGAGGGCGCACACTTGAGCTCTCCGTAGCGCCTTGGGGTTCCAAAGCCCCTTTCCTTACCccagcccgggggcggggggcctcgCCCAGCGCCCGGTCCGCCCCTGAACGCGCCGCCGGCCGGGAGCTGCGCGCAGGCGAGTTGGAGCCGCCGCTGCTGGCGGCCCGCGGAGGCGGCCGGCCCCCCTGCGGCGGCGGGCCCGAGGCTGGATTCAGGCCGCCCCCCCGAGAAACCGGAGAGCCGCTCCACGGAGCccgggggcaggggcggaggaGGGCGGCCGGTGGGGGCTGGGCCGCGGGCGGAGGCGGGCGTGCTCGCGATCCCCGCCCCCAGCCGACCTTGTGTCTCTCCGCAGGCGAAGGGGCGGCTGGACGTGGCGGGCCTCCGCTCCCAGGCCCGGCGCTCACGGCgggagagggcagggggcggCCAGCGCTGCGCTGAGGCCTGGGCTTCGCGTGTCTGGGCCGCAGCCGGCCGCTGGGAGTGGGGGGCGGCGGCTACCGGGGTAGGTACACCCTTGGGTCCCTGCTGACACCCTGGGTCCCATGTCCTCAGCAAACTGGGGGGCTCCTCAGGACTAGCAGGATTTCCTCAGGCGGTGCACCTGGGGCCAGAGGCCATGTGGGAGTTGTGGGGAAGGCACCCAGAATCTGCAGGAACAGCCTCTCTTCACCATGGGGCTAAGAGGTAGCAAGTCCAGGGACACCGAGGTCCCCTCCAGTTGTGTGGAGCCTAAAGCgtggtttctctccctctctccctgctggtGATGGGATATGTGTCCCACCAGCCCGCCACACCTGCTAAGTTCCTTCTCCCAGCCCTCCAGGTCCCTCTGAAGACCCTGTCCGTGTGTGCCAAACCCTCATGGGCAAAGGCACCCTCTGCCCAACCCAGGGCCAGCCATCACCTCTGGCCATGCAGGACCTGCTCCAGCTGGCCAGGACATAGCCCAGGGCTGCCACCACCTGGAGGCAAATCTTCCTCTGGGGCATCCACTCGGATGGCAGGTCAGGAGTCTTACTGGTTCATGGGAGCACTtagcccaactgcccccccccccccaagaaagaGACCTTCCACATAACTTTTATGAAAGTAGATCAGAGCAAGAGACTCTGAGTTCTGGCAGTCGTCCCAACTCTGCAGGGACATCGCTGCCAGGAACTGTGTGCTGAGCTGCAGTGGGCCCAGCTGAGTGGCCAAGATGGGGGACTTCTGGATGGCCAGAGATATCTACAagtgtggggcctggggaggggggaaggctgCTGCTTCAAGGGAGTTTCCCAGCAGCCCCCTGTGATTTGAATAACTCatcactcccctcctccctccaacaGAGGCAGTTATTACCTAAAGGGTTGCCAGGCTCTGCGGCCAGTCAAGTAGATGCCCCAGAGGCCTTCCTGGAGGGCATCTTCACATCCAAGATAGACTCCTGGTGAtaccacaccctcccctcccctgccttgggCCACCTCATGTGAGGGAAAGGGAGGCTGTGCCCGATGGGCTTCATTAGGTTCCCCACTCATGATGCAGATCTTTTGGGGTACTGCTCTGGGAGATCTTCTCACTGGGCTATATGCCCTACCCTGGGCACCAACCAGGAGGTGTAAGACTTCATGGCCAGAGTTGGACTGatggccagcccctcccaggggcaTCGGTCTAGGGCCTCTGAGGAGGTCCTTCACAGCCGTGGTTGAGCACAAACTCCTACTTCTCCCCAGGTATCCTATCATGACCCAGTGTTGGCAGCACCAGCTTGAACTCCACCCTAGTTTTGCCAGCATCTTCGAGCATTTTCCATACTGGACTCAGGTGTGTCCGTGACCTGCCCTGACCATCCTGTCTTGGGGGTCAGGAGGGAGGCCATAAAACAACACTGGGCCACTGCTCCCATACCCTGATGTGCTCCCTTGCCCTGATGTGCTGAATTCACCTCTGCCACTGGAGCTAGGGCCCAGGAAAAGaaagggctgctgggctggggagcaggtCTTTGGAGGGTCTAAGATCCCCATAGGCCCAGGAACTGAGTCTGAAGAACTTCAAGAGCTGGGAAGGGAGCTGGCTGCCCTCTGGCCTCAAGCCCCCCAATTCCAGAGGACTCCAACCTTGGAACCCTTGGAATCCCATCTATAGCTGCTGGGCCCCCAGGGCCCCTGAGAGTGAGGACACAGGCATTGGCGCTAGCAGTGGCTCCTCCCTGCACTCCTCCCCAGGCTTCTAGGTGGCTTGTTATTCCAGTAGccgctcccccacctccacccagtttGTACTGCATGCTTGGGCCTGTCTCAAGGTTGGCCTGCACCACTGGACTTTCCATCCTGGAAACCAGACCCAGGCCTCCTGGGGAAGGGCCTAGCCACTCCCAAACTTTGAACTTTGGGACTAGAGCAGAGGCCAACCCGCTTTCCCCAGATGTGGGTGGCCAGTTGAAattgcctcctgcaggaagccTTTGCTGGACTGCCCTCCCCCTATGAGTATCCTTCATCTGGGCAGTGCACAGCCCTACAGATAACTCTAATAAAGAGCTcttctcaccctggccagtgtggctcagctggttggagtgtcatcctcttttttttttttttttttattcccaccctctccccatcccccgcctcctttgtttctcttttttttttttttttttttttttttttgtggagtgtcatcctgatgcaccaaggttgctggttggatcctggtcagggcacatacaggaagcaaccaatgagaatggatgggtggaacaacaaacaatctctctctctctccctctcttcctcctcaacctcctcctcctcctcaccttctctcaaatcaatcaatgcattttcttttttaaaaagaactcttcTCATATCCTCCAGTGATCTGAGTGGACATTAGAGATGCCTGGGAACTGAGAAAGAGGGGACCAGAAGGGGGAGGAGATGAAGTCTGAGTCACCGAAGCTGGTGTCTTTGAGTTTTATTGGGGAGGGGAGTCCATTGTAGTGTGGGGAGGATAGATCAATAGATCTAGTGCCTGTGAAGTAAAATTCATTATCTCACCTCCCTGGAGAAGCACAGCGCCCCCTCAGAAGAACTGGACTCAGGAAGATGCCCATTGTCCCAGTCTACCCCCACCCCCTAAATTAGTGTCATCGGCTCTGGGACCGCTTGGGTTTGTATGGGGAACAGCCTTGGTGCGTGCAGTGCGTCCCACAGTGGTTGGCACCTGGTCCTACAGGACCTTATGAACCACCCCAACCTCTGGGTTTGTCTTTTCCCAGCATGCACAGCGGGAACAAAGCTGCAGGTCCATTTGCGAGACCAGCGGGTCTGTGCGGGGACAGGGGCCTAGCCTCATCTctcggccaggctggccaggatgCTAATGAGATTGTCCAGCCCCAGCAAATAGCCGTCCTCGCGGttgccctcctcccagggcctccgATGGTCCAGGGTCTGGCCGTCAGGGAGGGGCGTGGTCTTGCCGAAGTCGATGAGCCACACGCCCGCGCGATGGCAGTGATCGTGTACGAAAAGCAGGGAGCTGCCGATCACCTGCCAAAACCCACAAGATCAGACCACGGCCCTTTCCGGGGAAGCCCCCGGCCCTCTGCCCGCGCAGCCCTCACGGACCACAGACCAGGAGCCTGGCCCGCCCCCTCTCACCTCATGCCTCCGAAAGAACTCAGAGACCTCCAAGGTGTCCCGGATCTGCTGCAGGCGGTTCAGATACCTCCTCTGGATGGGGTAGGGTAGGAGAGGAGGGCAAGTTAACGGAACACTGACTGAGCTTCTGCTAACATTAGGGGTCAGGACTCATGCTCTGCTTGGTAAATACCGTGGAGGAAAAACAAGGTCCTCACGCGGCGCGCAGAACAGAAGGGAAGAAACGTAACAATTACAACACAGCGTGATAAAATGCTACGATAGGGGCCACAGAGGCGAGGGCACTAGGCAGGATGGCCTGGGGGCACCCCCGGTGCCAGGCGCCCCAGCAGCTCAGGGTGCTGGGATGCCGCACTCACCAGCACTTCCGCATCCCCTTGCACGAACTCCCGGAAGACGCCAATCACCTGCTCCCGGCTTCGCGTGGTCTTGAAGTCTGTGCTGCAGGATCCGTCGGCTTTCTTAAGGAGGTGGGACAGGAGGTGTCAGGGGCCCGGGCCCGCCAGGGGGGAGAGGGTCAGGTAGAG from Eptesicus fuscus isolate TK198812 chromosome 5, DD_ASM_mEF_20220401, whole genome shotgun sequence harbors:
- the LTK gene encoding LOW QUALITY PROTEIN: leukocyte tyrosine kinase receptor (The sequence of the model RefSeq protein was modified relative to this genomic sequence to represent the inferred CDS: inserted 6 bases in 4 codons; substituted 5 bases at 5 genomic stop codons), whose product is MGKGTLCPTQGQPSPLAMQDLLQLXQDIAQGCHHLESSQLCRDIAARNCVLSCSGPSXVAKMGDFWMARDIYKGSYYLKGCQALRPVKXMXPEAFLEGIFTSKIDSXSFGVLLWEIFSLGYMPYPGXTNQEVXDFMARVGLMASPSQGHRYPIMTQCWQHQLELHPSFASIFEHFPYWTQGPDVLNSPLPLELGPRXKERAAGLGSRSLEGLRSPXAQELSLKNFKSWEGSWLPSGLKPPNSRGLQPWNPWNPIYSCWAPRAPESEDTGIGASSGSSLHSSPGF